One stretch of Dokdonia sp. Hel_I_53 DNA includes these proteins:
- a CDS encoding KTSC domain-containing protein produces MKRINEYKKLFNVEKEIDLKLLKKSYRNLVKEWHPDKFQDGDAKQEEAEIMSRRIIDGYHFLVSMAPETKAANLEAYTETITNAAIADYQHKGLLLEITFTDGTTYEYFGVTKQIYIKMINAGNLNRFAKRNIYPKHNYRKSKRHLQEA; encoded by the coding sequence ATGAAACGAATAAATGAATATAAAAAGCTCTTTAACGTAGAAAAAGAGATTGACCTTAAACTACTTAAAAAAAGCTACCGAAACCTTGTCAAAGAGTGGCATCCAGATAAGTTTCAAGATGGCGATGCTAAGCAAGAAGAAGCAGAGATTATGAGCCGCCGTATTATAGATGGATATCACTTTCTAGTGAGTATGGCTCCAGAAACAAAAGCAGCCAATCTTGAGGCATACACAGAAACGATTACAAATGCAGCCATTGCAGATTACCAACATAAAGGTTTATTACTAGAGATAACTTTTACAGATGGAACCACTTACGAATATTTTGGGGTGACTAAGCAGATCTATATTAAGATGATCAATGCAGGGAATCTTAATCGTTTTGCAAAGCGTAACATCTATCCAAAGCATAATTACAGAAAGTCTAAACGTCACTTGCAGGAAGCATAA
- a CDS encoding YtxH domain-containing protein: protein MNNNTKGILGLVAVAASALGIWKYKNMTPEEKASLKDKARKAGDTLKESYTEVEDQVSERLTSLKNALDRETAKASNTVNRKAAYAGDVVDATVEEVTVS, encoded by the coding sequence ATGAATAATAACACAAAAGGAATATTAGGATTAGTAGCAGTAGCAGCAAGTGCTCTTGGAATTTGGAAATATAAAAATATGACTCCAGAAGAAAAGGCATCACTTAAAGATAAGGCTAGAAAAGCTGGAGACACTTTAAAAGAAAGCTATACAGAAGTAGAAGATCAAGTTTCTGAAAGATTAACCAGCCTTAAAAATGCATTAGATCGTGAAACCGCAAAAGCTTCTAACACAGTTAATCGTAAAGCAGCATATGCAGGAGACGTAGTAGATGCTACAGTTGAAGAAGTTACGGTAAGCTAG
- a CDS encoding Crp/Fnr family transcriptional regulator, whose protein sequence is MKEIRAYIEEFAKISNADWDLFSSKLVARSFSKKNIFLKAGTVEDHISFLQEGTVRLYIPKEDSDKEITFGFCFENQFVSAYDSFLSRNVSSHAIQALTDIKLLSITYEDLQKVYEKTKIGNLIGRLTAENLFLDKSRRLQSLLDQSAEERYLSIFKERPHLIKEIPLKYISSYIGVTPQALSRIRKRIS, encoded by the coding sequence TTGAAAGAAATACGTGCATACATAGAAGAATTTGCAAAAATATCAAACGCTGACTGGGATTTATTTTCTTCTAAACTGGTAGCGCGTAGTTTTTCTAAAAAAAACATATTTTTAAAAGCAGGAACTGTAGAAGATCATATCTCTTTCTTGCAAGAAGGAACGGTAAGGCTTTATATTCCAAAAGAGGATTCTGATAAAGAAATCACCTTTGGATTTTGCTTTGAAAACCAGTTTGTAAGTGCGTACGATTCATTTCTCTCTCGTAACGTTTCTAGTCACGCTATCCAAGCACTGACAGATATTAAACTACTAAGCATCACCTATGAAGATCTTCAAAAAGTGTATGAGAAAACAAAAATTGGCAATCTTATAGGAAGGCTCACCGCAGAGAATTTATTTCTAGATAAATCAAGGCGCCTACAATCCCTCTTAGATCAAAGTGCAGAGGAGCGTTATTTGAGTATTTTTAAAGAGCGACCTCATTTAATTAAGGAGATCCCGCTTAAATACATAAGCTCCTACATAGGTGTCACGCCACAGGCATTAAGCCGCATACGCAAGCGTATTTCTTAA
- a CDS encoding acyl-CoA desaturase: protein MTIIIFVVILWYSGLFFQSFFLHRYAAHQTFTMSKTAERITYILTWIFQGPSYLSAYGYGIMHRIHHAFTDTEKDPHSPSYDENLFAMMWKTKNIYQDINNDRIEVDKKFKINIPQWKRFDAFASSRLSRVLWGALYIAFFAVFATAWWQWLLLPIALFMAPVHGVIINWFAHIIGYTNFKTTDTSKNLFRFDFLMMGEGYHNNHHKFAARPNFGGVHWYEIDVTYAIMKMLHAVGFIKLKPIALKVKAVR from the coding sequence ATGACAATTATCATCTTTGTAGTTATACTCTGGTATAGCGGCTTATTTTTTCAATCTTTTTTCTTACATCGGTATGCAGCACATCAAACATTTACGATGTCAAAAACTGCCGAAAGAATCACCTATATTTTAACTTGGATTTTCCAAGGCCCTAGCTATCTGAGTGCTTATGGGTATGGCATTATGCATAGAATCCATCATGCATTTACAGATACAGAAAAAGACCCCCACTCCCCTTCTTACGATGAAAATCTGTTTGCTATGATGTGGAAGACAAAAAATATCTATCAAGATATCAACAATGATCGTATTGAAGTAGATAAAAAATTTAAAATAAATATCCCACAATGGAAACGTTTTGATGCATTTGCAAGTTCTCGATTATCTAGAGTTTTATGGGGAGCATTGTACATTGCCTTTTTTGCCGTATTTGCAACCGCATGGTGGCAGTGGCTTTTACTACCTATCGCCCTATTTATGGCACCCGTACATGGCGTGATTATCAACTGGTTTGCCCACATTATAGGGTATACAAATTTTAAGACAACAGATACTTCAAAAAACCTTTTTCGATTTGATTTTTTAATGATGGGAGAAGGGTATCATAACAATCACCATAAATTTGCAGCAAGGCCTAATTTTGGTGGAGTACATTGGTATGAGATTGATGTGACCTATGCCATCATGAAGATGCTTCATGCTGTAGGGTTTATTAAATTAAAACCAATAGCGCTTAAGGTAAAAGCTGTACGATAA
- a CDS encoding WD40/YVTN/BNR-like repeat-containing protein, translated as MKSKISYLSSFLLLFFCTLHVSAQKNKTNDTHQISNDTIFNGLKLRSIGPAFMSGRIAAIAIHPENENIWYVGVASGGVWKTVNSGTTWTPIFDDQSTFAIGAVTIDPNNHNIIWVGTGEDVGGRHISYGDGIYKSVDGGNTWENMGLEDSQHISKIIVHPEDSNTIWVAAQGPLWNKGGDRGLYKSVDGGKSWKKTLGNSEWTGVTEVVIDLKNPNILVAATWDRHRTVAAYMGGGPGSGLHKSTDAGETWIKLTNGLPKGNMGKIGLAMSHFNSNILYAAIEMERRTGGLWRSDDGGNSWKKQSNTVTGGTGPHYYQELYSSPHQEEKLYLMDNNLQISEDGGKTFYRMNEKNKHGDNHAIAFKQNDPDYLLVGSDGGLYESFDLTKTWKYIENLPITQFYKLAVDDAKPFYNIYGGTQDNSSESGPSRTDNIHGIQNSDWKVILNWDGHQTATEPGNPDIVYAERQEGTLSRIDMSTGEVIDIQPQPSANENYERFNWDAPILISPHSPTTIYFASQRVWKSVNRGDDWTPISGDLTKNQNRIELPIMGKKQSFNEAWDVYAMSNYNTITSLAESPKQQGLIYAGTDDGIIQVTQDDGNTWTKKLLSSIPGIPATAFVNDIRADLFDANTVYMALDNHKYGDFKPYMLKSTDKGETWSSISSNIPENTMVWRLVQDHIKKDLLFAATEFGIYFTINGGDHWAKLKGGVPTISFRDITIQRRENDLVGASFGRGFYILDDITPLRELSDSTFQKDAKLFSTRDAWWYIERPHLSFESGKGSQGDSHFVAPNPDFGAVLTYYLKEIPKTAKAKRIESEKKYKNSDVPFPGYDDLSAETLMDRPQLIFTIEDNTGNIIRKLTTTPRVGINRIAWDLRYPSLEPILLNEKKSQNNNEEVQRGLLAPPGNYKATMYLQNNGVITKLDETITFNVKPLFKGALQGSTTSVTADFWRSYETVSRDVSAFDIEIKKTLQRLNAMEKASIRTNVKPGSLEPQLKSIRDDLNKLNIDIYGNPAKLSIGEKTRPQLGERLFTIYRGIERSTYGPTNTHKKQLKIISAQLTEAKNRLIGIKNKMESIYTKLKLAGSPYVEK; from the coding sequence ATGAAAAGTAAAATAAGCTACCTATCTTCTTTCTTATTACTTTTTTTTTGTACGCTTCACGTTTCGGCACAAAAAAATAAAACTAATGACACTCATCAAATTTCAAATGATACTATTTTTAATGGATTAAAACTTAGAAGTATAGGTCCAGCATTTATGAGCGGACGTATCGCAGCAATTGCTATTCATCCAGAAAATGAAAATATATGGTATGTAGGAGTCGCTTCGGGTGGCGTTTGGAAAACTGTCAATTCGGGTACTACTTGGACTCCTATTTTTGATGATCAATCTACATTTGCTATTGGCGCAGTGACTATTGACCCTAATAACCACAATATTATATGGGTAGGGACAGGTGAGGATGTGGGAGGCCGTCACATTTCTTATGGTGATGGGATTTATAAAAGTGTAGACGGTGGTAATACTTGGGAAAATATGGGGCTTGAAGATTCTCAACATATTTCCAAAATCATTGTACATCCTGAGGACAGTAATACCATTTGGGTAGCAGCACAAGGGCCATTGTGGAACAAAGGTGGTGATCGTGGTCTCTACAAATCTGTAGATGGTGGGAAATCTTGGAAAAAAACATTGGGAAATAGTGAATGGACGGGAGTAACCGAAGTTGTTATCGATCTAAAAAATCCTAACATATTAGTTGCAGCTACTTGGGATAGACACCGTACCGTTGCTGCATATATGGGTGGTGGTCCTGGATCAGGTCTCCATAAAAGTACAGATGCAGGTGAGACTTGGATTAAACTCACCAATGGGCTTCCTAAAGGAAATATGGGGAAAATTGGACTTGCCATGTCGCATTTCAACTCAAATATATTGTATGCAGCTATTGAAATGGAGCGCAGAACGGGTGGACTTTGGCGAAGTGATGATGGAGGTAATTCTTGGAAGAAACAATCAAATACAGTGACTGGTGGAACTGGACCACATTATTATCAGGAATTATACTCTTCCCCACATCAAGAAGAAAAATTGTACTTGATGGATAATAATTTACAGATTTCAGAAGATGGTGGTAAGACATTTTACCGTATGAATGAAAAGAACAAGCATGGAGATAACCATGCTATTGCCTTCAAACAGAACGACCCAGATTATTTATTAGTAGGTAGTGACGGTGGTCTATATGAAAGTTTTGATTTAACAAAAACATGGAAATATATTGAAAATTTACCCATTACTCAATTTTACAAGCTGGCTGTTGACGATGCAAAACCTTTTTATAATATTTACGGAGGAACTCAAGATAATAGCTCTGAAAGTGGTCCGTCACGTACAGATAATATACATGGAATACAAAATAGCGACTGGAAGGTTATTTTGAATTGGGATGGCCATCAAACAGCAACGGAACCTGGAAATCCAGACATTGTTTATGCTGAGCGTCAAGAAGGGACATTGTCAAGAATAGATATGAGTACAGGGGAAGTTATTGATATTCAACCGCAACCCAGCGCAAATGAAAACTATGAGCGGTTTAATTGGGATGCTCCTATTTTAATAAGCCCTCACAGCCCCACTACAATCTATTTTGCTTCACAACGTGTTTGGAAATCTGTAAATCGAGGTGACGATTGGACACCAATATCTGGAGACCTGACTAAAAATCAAAACCGAATTGAGCTGCCAATTATGGGTAAGAAGCAATCCTTCAATGAAGCTTGGGATGTTTATGCCATGAGTAATTATAATACGATTACCTCTCTAGCTGAATCTCCAAAACAGCAAGGTCTAATTTATGCAGGTACTGATGATGGTATTATTCAAGTTACGCAAGATGATGGTAATACCTGGACAAAAAAGCTTTTGAGTTCAATTCCTGGTATCCCTGCTACAGCTTTTGTAAATGATATTCGTGCAGATCTTTTTGATGCTAATACAGTTTATATGGCGCTAGACAATCACAAGTACGGCGACTTTAAGCCTTATATGTTAAAGAGTACAGATAAGGGAGAAACTTGGAGTTCTATCTCAAGCAACATTCCAGAAAATACTATGGTCTGGCGATTAGTACAAGACCATATAAAAAAGGACTTGCTCTTTGCAGCTACTGAGTTTGGAATTTATTTTACTATAAATGGTGGTGATCATTGGGCTAAGTTGAAAGGTGGCGTACCTACCATTTCATTTAGAGATATTACTATTCAGCGTAGAGAAAATGACCTTGTCGGCGCTTCATTTGGTAGGGGGTTTTATATTCTTGATGACATAACGCCTTTACGAGAATTATCAGATTCAACCTTTCAAAAGGACGCTAAACTATTTTCTACACGTGATGCGTGGTGGTATATAGAACGACCACACTTGAGTTTTGAAAGTGGTAAAGGTAGTCAAGGCGATAGCCACTTCGTTGCTCCAAATCCTGATTTTGGCGCAGTACTCACCTATTATCTAAAGGAAATTCCTAAAACTGCCAAGGCAAAACGAATTGAATCTGAAAAAAAGTATAAAAATTCAGATGTACCCTTCCCTGGGTATGATGATTTATCTGCAGAAACACTGATGGATCGACCTCAATTAATTTTTACTATTGAAGATAATACTGGCAATATTATAAGAAAATTGACAACAACCCCACGTGTAGGAATCAATCGTATTGCTTGGGATTTGCGTTATCCTTCACTAGAACCCATCTTGCTCAATGAAAAAAAATCGCAGAATAATAATGAAGAAGTACAGAGAGGATTGCTGGCACCTCCGGGCAATTATAAAGCAACTATGTATCTCCAAAATAACGGCGTTATTACCAAATTAGATGAAACCATAACTTTTAACGTAAAACCTCTATTCAAAGGGGCACTTCAAGGCTCTACTACTTCAGTGACGGCAGATTTTTGGAGAAGTTACGAGACAGTTAGTAGAGATGTCTCTGCATTTGATATTGAAATTAAAAAAACTTTACAGCGATTAAATGCAATGGAAAAAGCTTCCATCAGAACTAATGTTAAACCTGGAAGTTTAGAGCCTCAACTCAAATCTATCCGTGATGATCTCAATAAATTAAATATTGATATCTACGGTAATCCAGCAAAGTTATCAATTGGTGAAAAAACACGTCCTCAATTAGGAGAAAGACTTTTTACAATTTATAGAGGAATTGAACGGTCAACATATGGCCCCACAAATACTCATAAAAAACAATTAAAAATTATATCTGCTCAATTGACTGAAGCAAAAAATAGATTAATTGGTATTAAAAATAAAATGGAAAGCATCTACACTAAATTAAAACTAGCGGGATCACCTTATGTAGAAAAATAA